The following are encoded in a window of Naumovozyma castellii chromosome 8, complete genome genomic DNA:
- the MDM35 gene encoding Mdm35p (ancestral locus Anc_2.587) — translation MFRIKILYIYEIHNSSFYNQQSSRPVQQYMGSTMGNIPSFADECTGLKKTYDDCFNEWYSEKFLKGKSVENECSKQWYAYSTCVDAALVKQGIKPALDEARKEAPFEEGGEMHSEQPADAKK, via the coding sequence ATGTTCAGAATCAAGATCCTTTATATATATGAGATCCACAACTCCTCTTTCTACAACCAACAATCAAGTCGACCAGTACAACAATACATGGGCAGCACAATGGGGAATATACCAAGTTTTGCTGACGAGTGCACAGGGTTGAAGAAAACATACGATGACTGCTTCAACGAATGGTACAGCGAGAAATTCCTGAAGGGTAAATCTGTGGAAAATGAGTGTTCCAAACAATGGTACGCCTACTCTACTTGTGTGGACGCTGCATTGGTCAAGCAGGGAATCAAACCTGCCCTGGATGAAGCTAGAAAGGAAGCTCCCTTCGAGGAAGGGGGCGAGATGCACTCTGAACAGCCTGCAGATGCCAAGAAGTGA
- the SFK1 gene encoding Sfk1p (ancestral locus Anc_2.589) — MNFPKPGNYWFIFPWIAFIPWYGMLITMLICWAAQGHPIYWFMHTEQFPVYISDIGATNLRPLFIACAGWQGIGYVLTVLLEYLQRSGLIKVRKERWYGMTPWFTKDERNLIWSALVLGCIGELGLLFCSIFSTARYHRVHTAMVAIFCAFMLLSIICLTAEYFLMERHYALLHPRYRASLNDEEKAVQIDELKWWQWRGYKCNKFVISAWFKTFWMVAAIIWAICFGAISDNSKSACFEWLLAFWFGVIFIILSVDFYLGSTWKTSKYFNKIDDFNGYYKYRNFPYDNAHELNLEKEFKVYHVAASVPSESSSSSVPTPPLAPTSPGDGSGEILHPNFQQNNNDNDSDNLPMVA, encoded by the coding sequence atgAATTTCCCTAAACCCGGAAACTACTGGTTCATATTCCCATGGATAGCTTTCATACCATGGTACGGTATGCTTATTACAATGCTGATTTGCTGGGCTGCTCAGGGCCATCCAATCTACTGGTTCATGCACACGGAACAGTTCCCCGTATACATCTCCGATATAGGTGCCACCAACTTGCGTCCCCTCTTCATTGCCTGTGCCGGTTGGCAGGGAATAGGATACGTCCTCACTGTCCTCCTAGAGTACTTACAAAGATCAGGTCTTATTAAAGTTCGTAAGGAGAGATGGTACGGTATGACCCCCTGGTTTACCAAGGATGAAAGAAATCTCATTTGGAGTGCGCTGGTCCTGGGTTGCATTGGCGAATTAGGACTATTATTCTGCTCAATTTTTTCTACTGCTAGATATCATCGTGTCCATACAGCAATGGTGGCTATATTCTGCGCATTCATGCTGCTTTCCATTATATGCCTCACAGCAGAATATTTTCTCATGGAGAGACATTATGCTCTCTTACACCCTCGTTATAGAGCTTCTTTGAATGACGAGGAGAAGGCTGTACAGATCGACGAATTGAAATGGTGGCAATGGAGAGGGTATAAGTGTAATAAGTTTGTCATTAGTGCATGGTTTAAGACCTTTTGGATGGTCGCTGCCATCATATGGGCCATCTGTTTTGGTGCCATTTCGGATAACTCCAAGAGTGCTTGCTTTGAATGGTTATTGGCTTTTTGGTTCGGTGTCATCTTTATCATATTGTCAGTGGATTTCTATCTTGGGAGCACGTGGAAGACgtccaaatatttcaataagattgatgattttaatgGATATTATAAGTATAGAAACTTCCCCTATGATAACGCTCACGAATTGAATTTAgagaaagaatttaaagTGTATCATGTCGCAGCATCTGTACCATCAGAgtcctcttcttcttctgtaCCAACACCTCCATTAGCACCAACATCTCCCGGTGATGGTAGCGGTGAAATTTTAcatccaaattttcaacaaaataataacgaCAACGATAGTGACAATTTACCCATGGTTGCgtaa
- the LPX2 gene encoding Lpx2p (ancestral locus Anc_2.590), whose amino-acid sequence MSLVSPTKIVSTKQAKRREKTTHHGSLSGQEEDATSMRTTTTTRTKTIDSLVTRATSSMESYDNDEFLIERTFPGLSKEAIYRTKIKYGMYYSPARPSKEATNYRLATGSASHLLAEIEKREHAKDLELHAEREPSMQAQLAAGKIITKLLAEEGNEHPKDERKYKKRTDGKFSHLAASKVLSQDEHIIQKAGVLPKPKSYVTTTSTNAASSLGKNPTKKIASSTPIEISRKLNLSKVLTGAEYKARERFHERWNPNEAKIERIRLAERGYPIAVASHLQQLNQEAMQQSSMTVPGPPHYDITEATKVFNMAQVKTSQDLYEMDRARREMELYNNVEYNKIAITKATEQHSQKQNVQNKQAISRQGKVNLGGGLWVPEEDVDKLAHERMDPVLVNVDKVARREREVDYDIERRAAIVEQEYLQWRELQGLKETNDHEILDSVVTNNDRDKWQAQRDAQVKFDQLVSEKEQEIDMKGKQLQELEARHMHIKGEFDTRLETEQENLSKELKNWVIDNETDLSTIKAERGQLLKQYHDEMKRVDFNTAL is encoded by the coding sequence ATGTCTTTGGTGTCTCCGACTAAGATTGTATCGACCAAACAAGCCAAGAGAAGAGAAAAGACGACTCATCATGGTTCATTATCGGGCCAGGAAGAGGATGCCACCTCCATGAGGACCACTACcacaacaagaacaaaaacCATCGACAGTTTGGTAACCAGGGCTACATCGAGTATGGAATCCtatgataatgatgaatttttaaTTGAGAGGACATTCCCGGGGTTGAGCAAAGAAGCTATCTACAGAACTAAGATTAAATACGGGATGTATTATTCTCCTGCTAGACCATCCAAAGAGGCTACCAATTATAGGTTAGCCACAGGATCAGCTAGTCATTTATTAGCTgagattgaaaaaagagAACATGCCAAGGATTTAGAGTTACACGCCGAGAGAGAACCAAGTATGCAAGCTCAATTGGCTGCTGGGAAAATAATCACGAAACTATTAGCAGAAGAAGGGAATGAACACCCCAAGGATGAAAGAAAGTATAAAAAAAGAACGGATGGTAAATTTTCACATCTTGCTGCCTCGAAAGTGTTATCACAAGATGAACATATAATCCAGAAAGCTGGTGTTTTACCCAAACCAAAATCATATGTCACTACAACTAGTACCAATGCAGCATCTTCTTTGGGGAAAAATCCCACCAAAAAGATTGCTTCATCTACGCCAATTgaaatatcaagaaaattgaatttatcaaaagtACTTACTGGTGCTGAATATAAGGCTAGGGAAAGGTTCCATGAGCGTTGGAATCCTAATGAGGCCAAGATTGAAAGAATCCGACTAGCTGAGCGTGGATACCCCATTGCTGTTGCTTCACATTTACAGCAATTGAACCAAGAAGCCATGCAGCAAAGTAGCATGACAGTGCCTGGTCCTCCACATTATGATATTACTGAAGCTACCAAAGTATTTAATATGGCTCAAGTGAAAACTAGTCAAGATTTATACGAGATGGATAGGGCTAGAAGAGAGATGGAACTTTACAATAATGTGGAATATAATAAGATTGCTATTACGAAAGCTACTGAACAACATAGCCAAAAGCAAAACGTACAAAATAAACAGGCAATTTCACGTCAAGGGAAAGTTAATCTTGGGGGTGGACTTTGGGTAcctgaagaagatgttgaTAAGTTGGCACATGAACGAATGGATCCAGTGTTAGTTAATGTCGATAAAGTGGCCAGGAGAGAAAGAGAAGTGGATTATGATATTGAGAGGCGTGCTGCTATTGTGGAAcaagaatatttacaatGGAGAGAATTGCAAGGTTTGAAAGAGACTAATGACCATGAAATACTTGACTCTGTCGTGACCAATAACGACCGGGATAAATGGCAAGCTCAAAGAGATGCACAAGTGaaatttgatcaattggTAAGTGAAAAGGAGCAGGAAATCGATATGAAGGGTAAACAATTGCAAGAATTGGAAGCTCGTCATATGCATATAAAAGGTGAATTTGATACGAGATTGGAAACCGAACAAGAGAATTTGTCAAAagagttgaaaaattgggTTATTGACAATGAAACTGATCTGAGTACCATAAAGGCGGAACGTGGTCAGTTATTGAAACAGTATCATGATGAAATGAAGCGGGTTGACTTTAATACTGCactttga
- the ARP9 gene encoding Arp9p (ancestral locus Anc_2.593), with translation MAPRLESMLLMYPRSGSTLVQFGLNDETFTVPQLEFPTQIYRSLDPATNQYSFYTHPTDSTELIHPVVNGSIVDLDAFLNLIKLIYVSILAEKHKQNPENAFTSELSNIPFLLISHHSWSQYQLEKITQFVFETLKIKNFMFLPTSLAASIAMISLQHCCIIDIGYNHTDICPIMDYTPIAHLTTTIPIGGTSINESLRRQLPNLTVDQIETLKKSSIFEVLNDEDVKKYSKFGDVHHNDIDVAADDDATLDVASIITSDRDTREVLAERERKKLENNVPNSELEKNTFIDSNGEEIVVGKQRFQGCDSLIQNISRRVGLVLGQVDDISKLRTMWENIVIIGGTSSIQGFKEALTSRLMRDHLVMEPIEERTQREQESIAAHTSTNTKGKKNKFVGATFVQDIEYLQAPTIIRLAKYPEYFPEWKKHGYGEISFLGAEIVSKQCFTHSKDNYYVTRESYEEKGPMALWDVEF, from the coding sequence ATGGCGCCAAGATTGGAAAGTATGCTACTTATGTATCCAAGATCTGGATCCACACTAGTGCAATTCGGTCTTAATGATGAAACGTTTACAGTCCCACAATTGGAATTCCCAACTCAAATTTACAGATCGTTGGATCCCGCAACAAACCAATATAGTTTCTACACACATCCTACCGACTCTACTGAATTGATACATCCAGTTGTCAACGGATCCATTGTGGATTTGGATGCCTTCTTAAACctgataaaattgatttatGTCTCAATTCTGGCAGAAAAACACAAACAAAACCCAGAAAATGCATTCACATCCgaattatcaaatatcCCATTCCTTTTGATCTCTCACCATAGTTGGTCACAATACCAATTGGAGAAGATTACGCAATTTGTCTTCGAGACATTGAagattaaaaatttcatgtTCCTTCCAACCTCATTGGCAGCATCTATCGCCATGATTTCTTTACAACATTGTTGTATTATAGATATAGGTTACAACCATACTGATATTTGCCCCATCATGGATTACACTCCTATAGCACACCTTACTACAACAATACCAATCGGTGGAACGAGTATTAATGAATCACTAAGGAGACAATTACCTAACTTGACCGTTGATCAGATcgaaactttgaaaaaatccTCCATTTTTGAAGTGTTGaacgatgaagatgtgAAGAAATATTCTAAATTCGGTGATGTCCATCATAATGATATCGATGTCGCGGCTGATGATGATGCCACTTTGGATGTAGCCAGTATTATTACTAGTGATAGAGATACTCGTGAAGTCCTTGCGGAAAGAGAACGTAAGAAGCTGGAAAATAATGTGCCAAATTcagaattagaaaagaataCCTTCATAGATAGTaatggtgaagaaattgtAGTCGGAAAACAAAGATTCCAAGGTTGTGATAGTTTGATTCAAAACATTTCAAGAAGAGTCGGTCTGGTATTGGGACAAGTTGATGATATCAGTAAATTAAGGACAATGTGGGAAAATATAGTGATAATTGGAGGAACGTCGTCAATTCAAGGTTTTAAAGAAGCCTTAACATCAAGATTAATGAGGGATCATCTAGTGATGGAACCTATTGAGGAAAGAACGCAAAGGGAACAAGAAAGTATTGCCGCACATACATCCACTAATACAAAGGgtaaaaagaataaattcGTGGGAGCTACCTTCGTTCaagatattgaatatttacaagCTCCTACCATAATAAGATTGGCCAAGTATCCTGAATATTTCCCTGAATGGAAGAAACATGGTTATGGCgaaatttccttcttagGAGCAGAGATTGTATCAAAACAATGTTTCACCCACTCTAAGGATAATTATTACGTTACTAGGGAAAGTTATGAAGAAAAGGGTCCCATGGCTCTTTGGGATGTTGAATTCtag
- the ASK1 gene encoding Ask1p (ancestral locus Anc_2.588), with product MDDETNIEKLDQEITLHLQKIDSNLGACFKRITQDIIPHVRKYSTICDQIMDNTNWLSVMFQQTANVDLNLNGSLVPPDQLPQQQQQQRPDSIFPQNVAKKRKSNELDSSSEIIVPKLNKQQEKDSKDNKRKKDNNARRNDFNDNDANVTSTGQVLNVPDSSEDDEENDMVTANDNADADGSTMQRQSRKRKVSLLLQQQYGSSSSVLPSPTIISTNKNTNLNLHDSTSSDMMDSSPLKQPSAHEEHSTKELPGPSTDEGTDDNVNELVIHFPTN from the coding sequence ATGGACGACGAGACTAATATTGAGAAGCTGGACCAGGAAATCACACTGCATTTGCAGAAGATCGATTCCAATTTGGGCGCTTGCTTCAAGAGAATCACACAGGATATCATACCGCATGTGAGGAAGTACTCGACGATTTGCGACCAGATCATGGACAACACCAATTGGTTGAGTGTTATGTTTCAGCAGACCGCCAACGTGGACTTAAATTTAAATGGCTCTTTGGTGCCACCTGATCAATTGCcacagcagcaacaacaacagcgACCAGATAGCATATTCCCACAGAACGTGgccaagaagagaaagagcAATGAATTGGACTCCAGCAGTGAAATCATTGTCccaaaattgaacaaaCAGCAAGAAAAAGATAGCAAAGACaacaagaggaagaaagaTAATAACGCACGCCGCaatgatttcaatgataatgatgcaAACGTTACTTCAACGGGTCAAGTATTGAACGTACCAGATTCTAGTGAAGATGACGAGGAGAATGACATGGTAACTGCAAACGATAATGCTGACGCTGATGGAAGTACGATGCAAAGACAAAGTCGTAAGAGGAAAGTATCCTTGTTGCTACAGCAACAATATGGGTCTAGTTCTAGTGTACTACCTTCTCCAACCATTATAAGTACAAACAAAAATaccaatttgaatttacaTGATTCCACTTCATCGGATATGATGGATAGTTCTCCCTTGAAGCAACCATCCGCACACGAGGAGCATAGCACCAAGGAATTACCAGGACCATCCACAGACGAAGGTACAGACGACAATGTTAACGAACTAGTGATTCACTTTCCAACCAATTGA
- the NCAS0H03030 gene encoding uncharacterized protein translates to MTDQLVESKKTPMSLKRQRYNMLVSIRDRTKDQENIYQAQIQQLCNSLPEELVGLSSMEEYDRKVKAILREEKAQKEKEQEEQEEEQGEKSEKKKLLNPNEPESALEDNSKSASTRSLTNVSGVISPGSAKPQSSNWVKEKMLEGKKTVPGKYERKEGRAASPLGKVTAMTDGNHNKGEQDSFSGFSQKSTEDKPLDTGLFKEVF, encoded by the coding sequence ATGACAGATCAACTAGTTGAATCAAAGAAAACACCTATGTCACTTAAGAGACAAAGGTATAATATGCTGGTATCCATTAGAGACCGGACAAAGgatcaagaaaatatttatcaagCACAAATTCAACAGCTATGCAATTCTTTACCTGAAGAATTGGTTGGTTTATCCAGTATGGAAGAATATGACAGAAAAGTGAAGGCGATTTTAAGAGAAGAGAAGGCTCAAAAGGAgaaggaacaagaagaacaagaagaagaacaaggAGAAAAGAgtgagaagaaaaaattattgaaccCCAATGAACCGGAATCTGCTCTTGAAGATAATAGTAAGAGTGCATCTACCCGATCCCTAACGAATGTCAGTGGTGTTATTTCACCAGGTAGTGCAAAACCACAATCATCTAATTGGgttaaagaaaaaatgtTAGAAGGAAAAAAGACTGTTCCAGGGAAATATGAGAGGAAGGAGGGAAGAGCAGCATCTCCATTAGGTAAAGTGACCGCTATGACAGATGGAAACCATAATAAGGGAGAACAGGATTCCTTTAGTGGATTTTCTCAAAAATCAACAGAGGATAAACCGTTAGACACTGGTTTGTTTAAAGAAGTGTtttaa
- the CSE4 gene encoding centromeric DNA-binding histone H3-like protein CSE4 (ancestral locus Anc_2.592), which yields MSSRKFVEQGHAQNSSSHLFSNILDNDSGSLSNINRLTLDPDNTEDLLQQEVINERALSLLQRTRERRNLLHRFEDKRRYYNQGQDDGDLESVASSHYRSNDVGGNFQFFDQEEDEDEEGNAIDDDYGTLDQSNIIDRHQERRKGNKHSRQERHHQRELKQRVEKIRTQRQVGNTKKFTPSSLALYEIRKYQRSSELLISKIPFTKLVKEVTDEFTVEDQQLHWQSMAIVALQEASEAYLVGLLEHANLLAIHAKRITLMKKDIQLARRIRGQFI from the coding sequence ATGTCAAGCAGAAAATTTGTAGAACAAGGCCATGCTCAGAATTCTAGTAGTCATCTGTTCTCGAATATCCTCGATAATGATAGTGGATCATTGAGCAATATAAATAGATTAACACTGGACCCGGATAATACAGAAGATTTATTACAGCAAGAAGTCATCAACGAGCGGGCACTTTCTCTTTTACAAAGGACTAGAGAACGTAGAAACTTATTACACcgatttgaagataaaagAAGGTATTATAACCAAGGGCAAGACGACGGAGATTTAGAGTCTGTGGCCAGTAGTCATTATCGTTCTAATGATGTGGGTGGgaactttcaattttttgatcaagaagaagatgaggatgaggaaGGTAACGCCATTGATGACGATTATGGAACCCTAGATCAATCCAACATTATCGATCGTCAccaagaaagaagaaaaggaaacaaaCATTCTCGTCAAGAAAGACACCATCAAAGAGAACTCAAACAACGTGTTGAAAAGATTAGAACTCAGAGACAGGTCGGAAATACGAAAAAATTTACTCCAAGTAGTTTAGCCCTATATGAGATAAGGAAATACCAACGATCTTCAGAACTGTTGATATCGAAGATTCCCTTTACTAAATTAGTGAAGGAAGTCACTGATGAATTTACCGTGGAAGACCAACAACTTCATTGGCAATCGATGGCCATTGTCGCGTTACAGGAAGCCAGTGAAGCTTATTTAGTGGGTTTATTGGAGCATGCCAATTTATTAGCCATACATGCCAAGAGGATCacattaatgaagaaggaTATACAGTTGGCCAGAAGAATTAGAGGTCAATTCATTTAG